From Camelina sativa cultivar DH55 chromosome 7, Cs, whole genome shotgun sequence, one genomic window encodes:
- the LOC104700832 gene encoding uncharacterized protein LOC104700832 → MDISDLDFSDAGDSSWTMYLDHSPSVSLHRLDDNNGETRQEHDEDSSMVSDASSGPPYYREETIPEDPTQQNTLYWCKNKNKKKVHKEQRCSEKFNSSLDDTASSLPVGEEFSAYKQHLDGYQRLDDFSRSYSTRRIFKGNFNSGFLQQDFPVEKVLLDNQGASNQKKRRGIKNEL, encoded by the exons atggataTATCGGATTTAGATTTCAGCGACGCGGGAGACTCAAGTTGGACAATGTACTTAGACCATTCTCCTTCTGTTTCACTGCATCGTCTAGATGATAACAATGGAGAAACAAGACAGGAACATGATGAAGATTCTTCAATGGTGTCGGATGCATCTTCTGGGCCTCCATATTACCGCGAAGAGACCATTCCTGAAGATCCCACCCAACAGAACACGCTATATTGgtgcaaaaacaagaacaagaagaaggttCATAAAGAACAAAGATGTAGTGAGAAATTCAACTCTTCACTTGATGACACCGCTAGTTCATTG CCGGTTGGAGAAGAATTTTCAGCGTATAAGCAACATCTAGATGGGTATCAACGGCTTGATGATTTCTCTCGAAGCTACTCCACAAGAAGAATATTCAAG GGAAACTTTAACTCGGGTTTCCTACAACAAGATTTCCCAGTTGAGAAAGTATTATTGGATAATCAAG GTGCCAGTaatcagaagaagaggagagggaTAAAGAATGAACTTTGA